A portion of the Bosea sp. NBC_00550 genome contains these proteins:
- the ccoO gene encoding cytochrome-c oxidase, cbb3-type subunit II: MAEFFHRRLERSAIGFVLAIIGVSAIGGFVEIAPLFTIQETVEEAPDMRVYTPLELAGRNIYIREGCYACHSQMIRTLRDEVERYGPYSLAVESKYDHPMLWGSKRTGPDLARIGGKYSDAWHVAHLINPRDVVPQSVMPKYGWLMRNDLRTGDLGRHLAAQRAVRVPYSDAMIANATADAYGQASPDSPYASGVSERYGEATNTRAFDGDPGRLTEMDAVVAYLQVLGRLTDAAHRQTAAAER, encoded by the coding sequence ATGGCCGAGTTCTTCCACCGCAGGCTCGAACGCAGTGCCATCGGGTTCGTGCTGGCCATTATCGGCGTGTCGGCAATTGGCGGCTTCGTCGAGATCGCGCCGCTCTTCACCATTCAAGAGACGGTCGAGGAGGCGCCGGATATGCGTGTCTACACACCGCTGGAGCTGGCCGGCCGCAATATCTACATCCGTGAAGGTTGTTACGCATGCCACAGCCAGATGATCCGCACTCTGCGCGACGAGGTCGAACGCTACGGACCGTACTCACTCGCGGTCGAGTCGAAATACGACCATCCAATGCTGTGGGGTTCGAAGCGCACCGGCCCGGATCTGGCGCGGATCGGTGGAAAATACTCTGACGCCTGGCATGTCGCGCATCTGATCAATCCGCGCGACGTTGTCCCGCAATCGGTCATGCCGAAATACGGTTGGCTGATGCGCAACGATCTGCGGACTGGTGACCTCGGGCGGCACCTTGCCGCGCAACGCGCCGTCCGGGTGCCCTATAGCGATGCGATGATCGCGAATGCAACCGCCGACGCCTACGGCCAGGCCAGCCCCGACAGCCCCTATGCCAGCGGCGTCAGCGAGCGCTACGGGGAAGCCACCAACACGCGGGCCTTTGACGGAGACCCCGGTCGACTGACTGAGATGGATGCCGTGGTCGCCTATCTTCAGGTTCTCGGCCGGCTCACGGATGCCGCCCATCGCCAGACGGCTGCGGCGGAAAGGTGA
- the ccoN gene encoding cytochrome-c oxidase, cbb3-type subunit I produces MVAGLTVAERQSAITVSALVALCGIAMAIGGRDDLLGVHGVIVLIAGLSCVFLVLAKYFEPEPSDERLTHYYDDPTKVGIVLALGWAVIGMFVGVWVAALLAWPDLTFDAAWASFGRLRPVHTSGVIFGFGGNALIATSFHVLQRTTRARLPDQFSPWFVLLGYNLFCVLAASGYLMGLTQSKEYAEPEWYADIWLVIVWVVYFLIYIRTLQRRKEPHIYVANWYYMAFILVVAVLHIVNNLAVPVSFGHAKSYSLFSGVQDAMTQWWYGHNAVAFFLTAGFLGMMYYYLPKRAGRPIYSYRLSIISFWGITFMYMWAGSHHLHYTALPQWVQTLGMTFSVVLLVPSWASAGNALATLNGAWHKVRDDATLRFMMVAAIFYGLVTFEGSFMAIRAVNSLSHYTDWTVGHVHVGALGWVAMITFGSFYALVPWMWKVERMYSPKLVEVHFWLALAGTIIYVFAMWNSGIIQGLMWRTYNDSGTLAYSFIDSVVPMHPYYIARAVGGLLFLIGAIVASYNVAMTIRMARVRTTAQGAEIDQPALPAAAPVLQPGE; encoded by the coding sequence ATGGTTGCTGGACTCACTGTCGCTGAACGCCAGAGCGCGATCACAGTATCAGCGCTCGTCGCCTTATGCGGGATCGCCATGGCGATCGGCGGTCGTGACGATCTGTTGGGTGTGCACGGCGTCATTGTACTCATCGCCGGGCTCAGCTGTGTCTTCCTGGTGCTGGCGAAATATTTCGAGCCGGAGCCGTCGGATGAGCGTCTGACGCATTACTACGACGACCCGACCAAGGTGGGCATCGTGCTCGCCCTTGGATGGGCCGTCATCGGCATGTTCGTCGGAGTGTGGGTCGCGGCGCTCCTCGCCTGGCCGGACCTGACTTTCGATGCCGCCTGGGCGAGCTTCGGTCGCCTTCGGCCTGTCCACACCTCAGGCGTGATCTTCGGCTTCGGCGGTAACGCCCTGATCGCGACCTCCTTCCATGTCTTGCAACGCACCACGCGGGCACGCCTGCCCGATCAATTCAGCCCGTGGTTCGTACTCCTGGGCTACAACCTGTTCTGCGTGCTCGCCGCGAGCGGCTATTTGATGGGGCTGACTCAGTCCAAGGAATATGCCGAGCCCGAATGGTATGCCGACATCTGGCTGGTCATCGTCTGGGTCGTCTATTTCCTGATCTACATCCGCACGCTTCAGCGGCGGAAAGAGCCGCATATCTACGTCGCGAACTGGTACTACATGGCCTTCATCCTGGTCGTGGCGGTACTGCACATCGTCAACAACCTGGCCGTTCCGGTCTCCTTCGGCCACGCCAAGAGCTATTCGCTGTTCTCGGGCGTCCAGGATGCGATGACCCAATGGTGGTACGGCCACAACGCGGTGGCCTTCTTCCTGACTGCCGGCTTCCTAGGGATGATGTACTACTACCTGCCCAAGCGAGCCGGGCGACCGATCTACTCCTACAGGTTGTCGATCATCAGCTTCTGGGGCATCACCTTCATGTACATGTGGGCTGGTTCGCACCACCTGCACTACACCGCCCTTCCACAATGGGTGCAGACGCTCGGCATGACCTTCTCGGTCGTGCTTCTGGTGCCGTCCTGGGCCTCGGCCGGTAATGCGCTGGCGACGCTCAATGGCGCCTGGCACAAGGTTCGCGACGACGCGACCCTGCGCTTTATGATGGTCGCCGCGATCTTCTACGGCCTGGTGACCTTCGAGGGCTCGTTCATGGCGATACGAGCCGTCAACTCCCTGTCGCACTACACCGACTGGACGGTCGGCCATGTCCATGTCGGCGCGCTCGGCTGGGTGGCGATGATCACGTTCGGCTCGTTCTACGCGCTGGTGCCATGGATGTGGAAGGTCGAGCGAATGTACTCGCCCAAGCTGGTCGAGGTCCACTTCTGGCTCGCCCTTGCCGGGACCATCATCTACGTCTTCGCGATGTGGAACTCGGGCATCATCCAGGGCCTGATGTGGCGCACCTACAACGACAGCGGGACGCTAGCCTATTCGTTCATCGATAGCGTCGTCCCTATGCATCCCTACTACATCGCGCGCGCCGTCGGTGGTTTGCTTTTCCTCATCGGCGCGATCGTCGCTTCCTACAATGTCGCGATGACGATCCGAATGGCTCGCGTTCGGACGACAGCGCAAGGGGCTGAGATCGACCAGCCTGCCCTTCCGGCTGCCGCGCCGGTGTTGCAGCCGGGAGAGTGA
- a CDS encoding IS1182 family transposase, translating to MMGERRVAQEALFYEFSLERHVPDDHWVRSIDRFVDLSEIRAHLRPFYSEMGRPSIDPELMIRMLLIGYCFGIRSERRLCEEVHLNLAYRWFCRLGLEGDVPDHSTFSKNRHGRFRESDLLRELFETTVRRCIEEGLVGGEGFAVDASLIKADANKQRSADASELVDWHDLARTRRSVREYLDTLDEAAWGAASEAKPKFVSRADPAAQWTGALKGHAFFAYATNYLIDLDHAVIVDVEASRAIRQAEVGSARTMLDRTQERFGLWPARLAADSAYGSAENLAWLVHKRGIEPHIPVFDKSQRSDGTFSRSDFAYDHARDRYTCPGGKELRPRQKAYRTERPLVDDEGMMRYRASKFDCDACSLKPQCSPNMPARKILRSIHEGARDMARDIAETDAYVTSRRERKKVEMLFAHLKRILRLDRLRLRGPNGARDEFHLAAAAQNLRKLAKLKPNGPQVRPA from the coding sequence ATGATGGGTGAACGGCGGGTGGCGCAGGAGGCGCTGTTCTACGAGTTCAGTCTTGAGCGTCACGTGCCGGACGATCATTGGGTGCGGTCGATAGACCGGTTCGTCGATCTTTCCGAGATCCGCGCACATCTGCGGCCGTTCTACAGCGAGATGGGTCGGCCCTCGATCGATCCGGAGCTGATGATCCGGATGCTGCTCATCGGCTATTGCTTCGGCATCCGTTCCGAGCGGCGCCTGTGCGAGGAGGTGCACCTGAACCTCGCCTATCGCTGGTTCTGCCGGCTCGGGCTTGAGGGCGACGTTCCCGATCACTCGACCTTCTCGAAGAACCGGCATGGCCGCTTCCGCGAGAGCGATCTTCTGCGTGAGCTGTTCGAGACGACCGTCCGGCGTTGCATCGAAGAAGGGCTCGTGGGCGGAGAAGGCTTCGCGGTCGATGCCAGCCTGATCAAGGCCGATGCGAACAAGCAACGTTCCGCGGACGCCTCAGAGCTGGTCGACTGGCACGATCTCGCCCGGACGCGTCGCTCGGTGCGCGAATATCTCGATACGCTCGATGAGGCCGCCTGGGGCGCGGCGAGCGAGGCGAAGCCGAAGTTCGTGTCGCGCGCCGATCCGGCCGCGCAATGGACCGGCGCTTTGAAGGGGCATGCCTTCTTCGCCTACGCCACCAACTACCTGATCGACCTCGACCACGCCGTCATCGTCGATGTCGAGGCCAGCCGCGCCATCCGGCAGGCCGAAGTCGGCTCGGCCCGGACCATGCTCGACCGAACGCAGGAGCGTTTTGGCCTCTGGCCGGCCAGGCTAGCCGCCGACAGCGCCTATGGCTCGGCCGAGAACCTCGCCTGGCTGGTGCATAAGCGCGGGATCGAGCCGCATATCCCGGTCTTCGACAAATCCCAGCGCAGCGACGGCACCTTCAGCCGCTCCGACTTCGCCTATGACCACGCGCGCGATCGCTACACCTGCCCGGGCGGGAAGGAGTTGAGGCCGCGCCAGAAGGCCTATCGAACCGAGCGGCCGCTCGTCGATGACGAGGGCATGATGCGTTACCGCGCCAGCAAGTTCGACTGCGACGCCTGCTCGCTGAAGCCGCAGTGCTCACCCAACATGCCCGCTCGCAAGATCCTGCGCTCGATCCATGAGGGCGCCCGCGACATGGCCAGGGACATCGCCGAGACCGACGCCTATGTCACCTCGCGGCGCGAACGGAAAAAGGTCGAGATGCTGTTTGCTCACCTCAAGCGCATCTTGCGGCTCGACCGGTTGCGACTGCGCGGACCGAATGGCGCCAGAGACGAGTTCCACCTCGCCGCAGCAGCCCAGAACCTCAGGAAGCTCGCCAAACTCAAGCCAAACGGGCCGCAGGTCAGGCCTGCCTGA
- a CDS encoding DUF2189 domain-containing protein, producing the protein MGAIENGQDILPPLSAQRRRNLPTRAALSWLEAGWSDLRHSPVPSLLYGTAVFLVSLGIVLGLFRFELDYILLPALAGFMVVGPLLAIGLYQKSRAIEASQPVSLLRMIFVKAASGGQVWYTGAILCLLMLAWMRAAVIIYALFFGLRPFPGLRDVIAMLVSTPEGWAMLLVGTVAGSLFAAFSFAISTFAIPMLLDERVDAFTAMGTSISLVWNNLPVMLAWGAIVLGLFVLSLATGLVGLIVVFPLLGHATWHSYRAIK; encoded by the coding sequence ATGGGCGCGATCGAGAACGGCCAAGACATCTTGCCGCCACTCTCGGCGCAACGGCGCCGCAATCTCCCCACGCGCGCTGCGCTATCCTGGCTGGAAGCGGGCTGGAGTGATCTCCGCCACAGCCCAGTGCCAAGCCTCCTCTACGGAACAGCAGTGTTTCTGGTGTCGCTCGGCATCGTCTTGGGCCTGTTTCGCTTCGAGCTCGACTATATCCTGTTGCCGGCGCTGGCGGGCTTCATGGTGGTCGGGCCGCTTCTTGCGATCGGCCTCTATCAAAAGAGCCGCGCTATCGAGGCGAGCCAACCCGTCAGCCTTCTGCGCATGATCTTCGTGAAGGCGGCTTCCGGTGGGCAGGTCTGGTACACCGGCGCGATCCTATGCCTGCTGATGCTGGCCTGGATGCGGGCCGCCGTGATCATCTATGCGCTGTTTTTTGGCTTGCGGCCCTTCCCAGGCCTCCGAGACGTCATCGCCATGCTGGTCTCAACGCCTGAGGGATGGGCGATGCTTCTGGTCGGAACGGTAGCGGGCAGTTTGTTTGCAGCCTTCTCCTTCGCGATCAGCACCTTCGCAATCCCGATGCTGCTCGACGAGAGGGTCGACGCCTTCACAGCGATGGGAACCAGCATTTCGCTGGTTTGGAACAATCTGCCGGTGATGCTCGCCTGGGGTGCGATCGTGCTCGGTCTTTTCGTCCTGAGCCTGGCGACGGGGCTTGTCGGCCTGATCGTCGTCTTCCCGCTGCTGGGCCACGCCACCTGGCATAGCTATCGGGCGATCAAATGA
- the ccoP gene encoding cytochrome-c oxidase, cbb3-type subunit III, whose protein sequence is MDQAKRDPVSGQLTTGHEWNGIEELDTPIPRVVLYFLAAGTLFAVIYWLLMPAWPLGWTYTKGLLGINQREVVTRQVRDAAAGRAIWTARIANASYAEIAADPALMNHVRETGRTLFADNCASCHGSEGKGGPGFPNLATGSWLWGGSPEAIAQTIRVGINGTAKDTRISQMLAFGRDGLLQREQVLAVVAYVRSLSGQQLVSADQARLPAGREVYAANCAACHGPEGKGLPDLGAPDLTDANWIYGGDLHSIYNSVQNGRLGHMPSWEGRLSPTDIKLLALYVGTLQGTGR, encoded by the coding sequence ATGGACCAGGCAAAGCGGGACCCCGTCTCGGGACAGTTGACGACCGGTCATGAGTGGAACGGCATCGAGGAACTCGACACGCCTATCCCGCGCGTCGTGCTGTATTTTCTGGCTGCCGGGACCCTGTTCGCCGTAATCTATTGGCTCCTGATGCCGGCCTGGCCGCTCGGCTGGACCTATACCAAAGGCCTCCTCGGCATCAACCAGCGCGAGGTGGTGACCCGGCAGGTTCGCGACGCGGCGGCGGGGCGGGCGATTTGGACCGCCCGCATCGCCAATGCCTCCTACGCCGAGATCGCGGCCGATCCCGCGCTGATGAACCATGTTCGTGAAACCGGCCGCACCCTGTTCGCCGACAATTGCGCGAGCTGCCACGGCAGCGAAGGCAAGGGCGGCCCGGGCTTCCCCAATCTCGCCACGGGCTCCTGGCTCTGGGGCGGCAGCCCGGAGGCCATCGCCCAGACCATTCGCGTCGGCATCAATGGGACGGCCAAGGACACGCGGATCTCGCAGATGCTGGCGTTCGGGCGGGACGGCTTGCTTCAGCGCGAGCAGGTACTCGCAGTCGTCGCCTATGTCCGCTCGCTTTCGGGGCAGCAATTGGTAAGCGCAGACCAGGCGCGCCTGCCCGCCGGTAGGGAAGTCTACGCCGCGAACTGCGCCGCCTGCCACGGGCCTGAAGGCAAAGGCCTGCCCGATCTCGGCGCTCCAGATCTGACTGACGCCAACTGGATCTATGGCGGCGATCTCCATTCGATCTACAACAGCGTTCAGAATGGGCGCCTCGGTCACATGCCGAGCTGGGAGGGCCGGCTGTCGCCGACCGATATCAAGCTGCTGGCCCTTTATGTCGGCACGCTTCAGGGCACTGGGCGATGA
- a CDS encoding cbb3-type cytochrome c oxidase subunit 3 yields the protein MGIDHQTLVGFAKSWGLFYLIALAGGVLIYAFWPSNRKRFDRAKNSILDKDDRPGD from the coding sequence ATGGGTATCGACCATCAGACACTCGTCGGCTTCGCCAAGAGTTGGGGGCTCTTCTACCTGATCGCGCTCGCGGGGGGCGTACTGATTTACGCGTTCTGGCCGTCAAACCGGAAGCGCTTTGACCGGGCCAAGAACAGCATTCTCGATAAAGACGACAGGCCGGGGGACTGA